Proteins from a single region of bacterium BMS3Abin08:
- the rpfG_5 gene encoding cyclic di-GMP phosphodiesterase response regulator RpfG produces MEKSEQEQATEAKHVINQLSVVLRTGQFHDVDNVAVISTAEKLLDIANPIIQQEGVLRIDLIGDFFYLNDSRVKYPLEFLLNFDYLSREFRRRGMGTVVFTAPLSIDDLKLFLRAFIASGYSNTPYEAIEAMIEDDLNIRIDRLKKIKEDGEVDRRRIVKKTYFNAVSFTKGVITKLKAGERVSIKRAKRIVESMVDLILSEDQLLIGMTAIKDYDDYTYNHSVNVSVLSIAIGQKIGLHKRNLTELGLVALFHDIGKMEVPKETLNKPTAFTEEEWKIIKRHPYWGARAILKLKGLDKISIQSAIVAFQHHISLDHSGYPKIREPQVLDFYTKIVSIADQYDAMTSSRVYQRVPLPPDRVLSVMMDRTGIEIDPILFKFFVNMVGVYPVGSLVLLDTREMGLVYECTPANADRPRVMIIVDSSGKKIDGIVVDLTEKNDSGRYQRSIVKTLDPNKYRVNLAEYLL; encoded by the coding sequence ATGGAAAAATCTGAACAGGAACAGGCAACAGAGGCCAAGCATGTAATAAACCAGTTGTCCGTCGTATTAAGGACCGGCCAGTTCCACGACGTCGATAACGTAGCCGTTATAAGCACAGCTGAAAAACTGCTGGACATAGCAAATCCCATTATTCAGCAGGAGGGGGTTCTCAGGATCGATCTTATCGGGGACTTCTTCTATCTCAATGACTCCCGTGTAAAATATCCACTTGAGTTTCTGCTGAACTTCGACTATCTCTCAAGGGAGTTCAGAAGGAGAGGAATGGGGACGGTGGTCTTCACAGCGCCATTGTCTATCGATGATCTCAAACTATTTCTTAGGGCGTTTATCGCATCCGGATATTCGAACACCCCCTATGAGGCAATTGAAGCGATGATCGAGGATGATTTAAATATACGGATCGACAGGCTAAAGAAGATAAAAGAGGATGGAGAGGTCGATAGAAGACGGATCGTGAAGAAGACATATTTCAATGCAGTCTCCTTCACGAAGGGGGTCATAACAAAGCTCAAGGCCGGTGAGAGGGTAAGCATAAAAAGGGCAAAAAGGATCGTCGAATCGATGGTTGATCTCATCCTTTCCGAGGATCAGTTGCTTATCGGTATGACTGCAATCAAGGACTACGACGACTACACTTACAACCATTCAGTTAATGTCAGTGTCCTTTCGATAGCCATCGGACAGAAGATCGGTCTTCACAAGCGGAACCTCACAGAACTTGGTCTCGTTGCCCTCTTCCATGATATCGGGAAGATGGAGGTCCCCAAGGAGACACTGAACAAACCCACTGCCTTTACCGAAGAGGAGTGGAAGATCATCAAGAGACATCCTTACTGGGGGGCAAGGGCCATACTGAAACTGAAGGGACTCGACAAGATCTCTATCCAGAGTGCAATAGTTGCCTTTCAGCACCACATCAGCCTTGATCATTCCGGCTATCCCAAGATAAGGGAACCCCAGGTTCTCGACTTCTATACAAAAATAGTTTCAATCGCCGACCAGTACGATGCCATGACCTCATCGAGGGTATACCAGAGGGTACCGCTCCCTCCCGACAGGGTCTTAAGCGTTATGATGGACAGGACAGGCATAGAAATAGATCCCATCCTCTTCAAGTTCTTTGTCAACATGGTCGGCGTTTATCCTGTGGGTTCCCTCGTATTGCTCGACACAAGAGAGATGGGGCTTGTATATGAATGTACCCCCGCCAATGCAGACAGGCCACGGGTTATGATTATAGTGGACAGCAGCGGCAAGAAAATCGACGGAATCGTTGTTGACCTGACTGAAAAGAACGACAGCGGAAGGTATCAAAGGTCGATAGTAAAGACCCTTGATCCAAACAAATACCGCGTAAACCTCGCCGAATATCTCCTCTGA